The genomic DNA ATGTAGCTATTGATAAACATGTTGAAAAAGTAGTAGCTTTATCAACTGATAAAGCAGTTAACCCAGTTAATTTATATGGTGCTACTAAAATGGTATCTGATAAATTATTCATAGCAGCTAATGCTTATGTAGGAGCTAAAAATACTCAGTTTTCAGTAGTTCGTTATGGAAATGTTTCAGGTAGTCGTGGTTCTGTAATTCCATTTTTCAAAACTTTAATTGATGAAGGTCAAAATAAAATACCAATTACTGACATGAGAATGACTAGGTTTTGGATTACTCTTGATGAAGCAGTAGATTTAGTTATTAAAGCTATTGGTGATGCTAAAGGTGGAGAATTATTTATCCATAAATGTCCTTCATTTAAAGTAACTGATTTAGCAAAGGCTATGCTTCCAGATTGTGAATTTGAGGATGTGGGAATTAGACCTGGTGAAAAACTTCATGAAGTAATGATAACTAAAGAAGATTCAAGATCTGCTTATGAATATGATGATTATTATATTATTTACCCAGATTTAGAATGGTGGGAAGAAGTTAATGTAAAAGAAGGTGGAAAAAAGGTAGAAGATAGATTCTACTATTCCTCTGATAATAATCCAGTTTGGTTATCTGTTGAAGAAATTAGGGAAGCTTTAAAACATATTGATATTGTATATTAGGTGATTTTTATTTCTAAATTTTTACCTTATGGAAAACAATGCATTGATGAAGAGGATATTGATGCAGTTACAAAAGTTTTAAGTGAGGATTTTATAACTCAAGGACCAAAAATAACAGAGTTTGAAGAAAAAATAGCTAAATATGTTGGAGCAAAATATGGTGTTGCTTTTAATTCAGGAACATCTGCTCTACATGGTGCTTATTTTGCATTAGGTCTAAAAAAAGGAGATGAAATGATTACAACTCCTAATACTTTTGTAGCTACTGCTGATGCTGCTCTTTATTTGGATGCTAAAGTTAACTTTTGTGATGTGGAAAAAAACACTGGAAATATTGATGTATCTAAATTAGAACCAAATAAAAATACTAAATTAATAGCTCCAGTACATTATAGTGGAAATCCTGTTAACTTAAAAGAAATAGCAGATATTGCAAGTGATAGCAATGCTAAAATTATTGAAGATGGGGCCCATGCACTTGGTGCAAAATATGAAGGTAAGAAAATAGGGTCTTTAAAATACTCTGAAATGGCAATGTTTAGTTTTCATCCAGTAAAACATATTACAACAGGTGAAGGTGGAATTATTGTTACAAATAATGAAGAATATTATGAAAGACTTCAATTATTTAGATCTCATGGGATTACTAAAACAAATTTAATCAATCCTTCTGCTGGAGATTGGTATTATGAGATGCAACATTTGGGTTTTAACTATAGAATCACTGATATTCAATGCGCATTAGGTTTGTCTCAACTTAAAAAATTAGATTCTTTTGTATCTAAAAGAAGACAAATAGCTAAAAAATATGATGAAATTTTTGAGGATAATCCTTATTTTGATATAATTTCAGAAAATCCAAATGGTGAATCTGCTTATCATTTATATCCAATATTATTAAATGAAAAATATGCAAATCATAAAAAAGAAATATTTTCAAAATTACGTTCTGAAGGATTAGGTGTTCAGGTGCATTATATACCTGTTTATTTACAACCTTATTATCAAAACTTAGGATTTAATAAAGGACTTTGTCCAGTAGATGAAGAGTTCTATAAAAGAGAGCTTAGTATACCAATGTATCCTACATTAAATGATGATGATTTAGAATTTGTACGAGAAAAACTTTACAAAGTACTTAGTGAGTATTAAAAAAATGAAAATTGGAGTAATTATTCAGGCTAGAACATCTTCAACAAGACTTCCAAGAAAAGTTTTAAAACCACTACCTTTTAACAGCGATATTAATGTGTTACAACAAGTTATTAGAAGAGTAAATCAATCTAAACTAATTAATGAAATAATAATAGCTACAACAACACAGAAAGAAGATGATGAAATAGTGGATGTAGCTAAAAAAGAAAATGTTAATTGGTATAGAGGTAGCTTAGAAAATGTTTTAGAAAGGTATTATTTAGCAGCTTTAGAAAATAATCTTGATATTATTGTTAGAATAACTAGTGATTGTCCTTGTGTTGATTCAGATGTAATTGATAAAATTATTGAAAAACATTTAGAATCTAATGCTGATTATACATCAAATACATTGAATAGAGGATTTCCAAGGGGGATTGATGGTGAAGTAATTAATTTTGATGTTTTAGAAAAAGCATATAATCAAGCAACTGATAAATTTGAAAAAGAACATGTGACTCCATTTATTTATAAAACTCATCCAGAAGATTTTAACATTGTTCAATATACAACATTAGAAGATAATTCTGATATTAGGATTACATTAGACACTCCTCAAGATTATGCTTTGCTGTGTAGTGTTTATGATAATTTGTATAATAAAAATAAATTCTTCTCTTTAACTGATGTTATAGAATTATTTAACAATAAACCTTATTTAAAAGACATAAACTCTGAAATTACTCAAAAAAAGGTTTGCAATAGCTTAACTGAAGAATTGGATGAAGTTATTAACTTATGTGAAAAACAAGATTTAGATAGAGCTAAAGAATATATTAAAAAGATAATATGAATGTGATAATATTAACTGAAGGTGGAAAAAACTATGGTTTTGGTCATGTAGCTAGATGTAGCTCAATATATCAAGCATTTGAACAATTTAATATTTCACCTCAATTTATTATTAATGGAGATAAATCTGTTGAAGCAATTTTGCAAAACTTTAGTTATACAATTTCGGATTGGCAAAATTTAGAGTTTAACAAAGATGATATTGTTATTATAGATTCATATCATGCATCTTTAGATTTTTACCAAAAAATAGCCAATACAGTTTCATTAGCTATTTATATTGATGATAATAATAGATTAGAGTATCCTGAAGGAATTGTAGTAAATGGAACAATTTTAGCAACTACTTCTAGAAATGATTCATTATTTGGATCTAAATATATTCCACTTAGACAAGATTTCTGGGATGCAAATATAATAAATATTAAAAATGAAATAAAAACAGTTTTAATTACATTAGGTGGCAATGACTTAAGGAATTTAACTCCAAAAATTTTAAATTTATTAAAAAGTGAACCTTTTACTAAAAAAGTTATTATTGGAAATAGTTTTGATAATCTTTGTGAAATTGAAAAATTTGATGATGATTTAATTTATGCACCTAACAGTAAACAGATGCTTGAAGCTATGGAAAATGTAGATTTAGCTATTTCATCAGCAGGTCAAACATTGTATGAACTTGCAAGAGTAGGTGTCCCAACAATAGCTGTGGGTGTTGTTGATAATCAAATAAATAATATTAAAAACTGGCAAAAACAAGGTTTTATAGAATTTGCCGGATTTTGGAATGATGATGATTTGGAAGAAAATATTTTAACTAAGTTAAAATCACTTAAAGAACCTAATTTAAGAAAAATAAAACAAATTAATGGAATCCGGGCTGTTGATGGTAAAGGATCATTAAGAATAGCTAAAATAGCATTAAACAGATATTATAAAATTAATTCTACTTTTAGAGAAGTTAAAAAAGAGGATTGCCTTAAAATATTTGAAATAGCTAATGATGAAGAAGTAAGAAAAAGTTCTTTTAACACAGATAAAATAGAATTAGAAACTCATAAAAAATGGTTTAATAAAATATTAAAAAGTAATTTGACTAAATTTTTAGTTTTAGAATATAAATCAGAAATTATAGGTCAATTAAGGTTTGATTTTGATGAAAAATATCCAGTTATAAGTATTAGTATGAATAAAAAATACAGAGGATTAGGATTATCTAAATACTTATTAAATAAAGGTATTAGTTATGTTAAAAAGAATTATAATCAGAATATTTTAATTGCAGACATTAAAAAAACTAATATTAAATCAATTTCCTTTTTTGAAACTATGGGTTTTAAAAAAAAGTGTGAAATTAGAGATAATACTGCTTTAAGATTTATTTATAGAGGTTAAATTATGGAATTTGAAATTGATGGTAGATTAATTGGTGATGAACATCCTACTTTTATAATAGCAGAGCTTTCAGCTAACCATATGAATGATTATAAAATTGCAGAAGATACTATTAGAGCAATTGCTAAATCAGGTGCTGATGCAGTTAAATTTCAAACTTATACTCCAGATACTATAACTTTAGATTGTGATAATGAGTATTTTCAAATTAAACAAGGAACAATATGGGATGGTCAAATATTATATAATTTATATGAAGATGCATTTATGCCATGGGACTGGCAACCTAAATTAAAAAAACTAGCTCAAGATTTAGGATTAATTGTATTTTCTTCACCTTTTGACGAAACTTCTGTAGATTTCTTAGAAAACATGGGTGTTGGAGCATATAAAATTGCATCTTTTGAAATTATGGATATTCCATTAATTAAATATGTGGCAAGTAAAAATAAACCTGTAATAATTTCAACAGGAATAGCTACAAAAGATGATATTAAATTAGCTATTGATGCATGTAAAAGTCAAGACAATGATAATATAGCTGTTTTAAAGTGTACTTCATCATATCCTGCACCATTAGATGAAATAAATCTTAAAACAATTCCAGATTTAAAAGAAAACTTTCAAACAATTGTTGGACTTTCAGATCATACTTTGGGCAGTGATGTAGCTATTGCATCTGTAGCTATGGGTGCTAAAATAATAGAAAAACATTTTATTTTAGATAGAAATATGGGCGGGCCTGATTCTGAGTTTTCAATGGAACCTTATGAATTTAAACAGATGGTTGATTCAATAAGAAATGTTGAAAAAGCATTAGGTAAAGTTAGCTATGATTTGTCTGATAAAATGAAATCAAATAGGGAATTTTCAAGATCTTTATTTGTGGTTAAAGATGTTAAAAAAGGGGAAGTATTAACTAAAGACAATGTTAAATCAATTAGGCCAGGTTTTGGTGCACACCCCAAATATTTTAATGAAATTATTGGAAAAGTAGCTTTAAAGGATATTAAAAAAGGAACTCCATTTAAATTGGATTTTGTAAATAAATAAGGGGAATTTTGCATGTTGTTAAATGTTGGGGTTATTGGTGCTGGAGCAATGGGTACTGCTATTTCTCAGTGTATTGCACAAAATACTAATAAATTATTATTATATGCTAGAAGAAAAGAAATATGTGATGATATAAATAATAGTCGTACTAATTGTGAATATCATCCAGGTGTTAAATTACATGATAATATTATAGCGGTTAATGATTTATCCAAATTAAAAGATGTAGATATAATATTTTTATGTATTCCTTCTTCAGTTATGAGGAAAACTATGGTGGAATTAAATGATATTGTATCAGACAAATGTATTTTTGTAAGTACTGCTAAAGGAATTGAAAATAAAACAAATAAAAGAATGAGTGAAGTTATTGAAGAAGAAACGGGAAAATCAGCGGTTGTTTTATCTGGACCAAATATAGCTTCCGAAATGATGAAAAATTTACCATCTGCAACAACAATAGCTAGTATAAAGAAAAAAGACTTGAAAATTGTTGAAAATGTATTAGCTACTCCTAAACTTAAAGTTAATATCAATCATGATGTTATTGGAACCGAATTTTGCGGGATTATTAAAAATATTTTAGCTATTTCTCAAGGGATTTGTAAAGGAATGGGAATTAATGATAATGCTAAATTTGCAGTTTTTACCAAAAGTTACAATGAAACTAAAAATATTATAGAAAAATTAGGTGGAAATAAATCAACAGTTGATGATTATTGTGGTTTTGGTGATATCATAACTGCATCTACACTTAATGTAAGTAGAAATCATACATTGGGAATTTGGTATGGTCAGGGAGTATATTTGGATGAACAAACAGGAGTTCTTTTTGAAGGAAAAAATACAGCAATTGTACTTAAAGAAATTTGTGATAAATTAAATATTGAGTGTTTAACTGTTAATTTTGTTTATGAAGTTATTATTTTAAAGAAAAGTCCTAAAAAAGCTTTTTATGAATTATGGGAAAAATTATAAGTATTTTGTTTAAATGGGATTTATTTATATTTTTTTACTTTCAAGTAAATTTAAGATTTTTTTAAATATAATCAATAGATTTTAATATTTAAATATCTCTTAATATTCTTATTTTTTATAATATTTGCAAATTCGTTATTTTCGAGTTTTATTTTTTGAAAAAAAGACCATACAATTAAATCAGCTATTTTTGCTGTTTTCTTTAAAACTTTTTATGGATTGATTTTTAATATGGTAATACTATTTGAATATTCATATTGTCTAAAAAAGTGGGGGATGTAAACTCTTTAAATTAAAAAGGGAGGTTTAATTTTTCCCTTTTTTATTTTCCTATTTTTAATTGTTTTATTTTGTTTATATTTAATCCAGTTATTTTAGATATTTGTTTTATAGGAATTCCTTCTTTTATCATATTTCCAGCTATTTCTTCTTTTCCTTCTTTTATTCCTTCTTGTATGAGTTTAGATTCTTTTTTAAGTAAGATTTCATTTATGCTTGATTCGTTGATTAAGGTCATTGTTTTCACCTTTTCTTGCGTGTTTTTATTTTGAATAAATATTTCTGTTGTTAGCCACAATCCCCAAAACAGTATTTGTGAGTGTTCTTCTGTTAAGTTATTGATTTTAATAGCTAAGTTACAGATTTCTTCAATTACCTCTTCAGATTCTTTTGTTGTTTTTAAGAATGGTAAGATAATTAAATCTAAGATGTCAAAATCGGTTAGTTTTTCGTTGTTTTTTATTTTGTTTTTTACATTTTTTAATCTTTTGTCACCTTTGTAATTTTTCAAAAACTTCATTTTCTTGGGAGCATAATTATTGTTGTCACTAAATTTAACATTGGTTATTGACTTATTGGGGTCTCCTGTAGATATTATAACAGTGTTTACTAATTTTTTCGTCTTTTTGTATAAATTCATATCATTAATTCCAGTACGGATAATGTTATTTTCAGTCAAATTAGAACTGAAATGTTCATAGTGTACAAATGAATCATCTTCCATTTGATAAACAAAATCCATCAATTGAGAAGTATAATCATCAGTTATTAGTTCAGTAGAATGGATATTTTTAACTTTCGTGCATGTCATTGCAGTGTATTTTTCATTATTTTCTTTTTCTAGCATTTCCAGATAATCAAAGAGATGTTGGCCAAAAAAATATGCCAATTCTTTTAAAAGCCTATCTTGTTTATGAAATACCATGAATGAATTCTCCATTTTTAATTTATTTTTTTAAAATAGTATTGTTAAAATACAATAATACTTTGTAATATGGATTATATAAACTTTATTTTAAAAATTAAGACAATTTTATACTTTAAAAGCAATTTTACTCTATTGGAGCATTTAATTATGAAAGCAATTTTTTAATCTAAAAGCAATATCTAATCTACTTCTTTCTTTTTAAAATATAATATGTAGTTTTTAAAAGAACAATTAGTATAAATAATAAATGACAAATTTTATAATATGATATGTGCTGCACTACTTGCTGGAGGTATTGGAACTCGTTTAGATGTTGGAATGCCTAAGCAATTTTATTTAATAGCAGGTAAACCAATTTTAATACATTCTTTAGAAGCTTTCTTAAAAGTTGATGAAATGGATGAAATTATTGTATCTTCACCAAAAGAATGTATTAATAAGACCAAAGAAGTAATAAAAGAATATAATTTAACAGATTCAAGAATCACTGTTATAAAAGGTGGAAAAAGACGTAGTGATACAATTTTAAATTCTATTAATTATACTATTGAAAATAATTATCCTAAAGATTCTATAATGGTTACTCATGATGCTGCAAGAATATTTGTAACTCCTCAATTAATTAAAGATAGTATTGAATGTGCAAAACAATATGGTGCAGCTAGTGCAGTTATTCCAGCTACAGATGTAATATTTGAATCTAAAAAACAAGGATTATTAACTGATGTTCCTGATAGGCAGTATTTATTACAATCTCAAACACCACAATCATTTAATATTGACCATTATTTAGAAATTTATAATGATTTGTCTGATGAAGAGATTGATAAGTTAGATGAAGCGATGATTTTATTTCACATGAGAAATCATGAAATTAGATTATTTGATGGGGATGGGACTAATTTTAAAGTTACAAGGCCTTCAGATATTAAAATAGCTAATGCAATGTTAAGGGGATAAAATGGTAGATATTGTAATATTTTATGAACTTCCAGAAAGAGAATTAAACAATGCTAATCTTCTAAAAGCAG from uncultured Methanobrevibacter sp. includes the following:
- the pseB gene encoding UDP-N-acetylglucosamine 4,6-dehydratase (inverting), with product MLNNKTILITGGTGSFGKKFTKRVLEKYNPKKIIIYSRDEYKQYLMQRQFNEHKKVMRYFIGDVRDKERFARACDGVDIIVHAAALKQVPAAEYNPLEAIKTNIDGARNIVDVAIDKHVEKVVALSTDKAVNPVNLYGATKMVSDKLFIAANAYVGAKNTQFSVVRYGNVSGSRGSVIPFFKTLIDEGQNKIPITDMRMTRFWITLDEAVDLVIKAIGDAKGGELFIHKCPSFKVTDLAKAMLPDCEFEDVGIRPGEKLHEVMITKEDSRSAYEYDDYYIIYPDLEWWEEVNVKEGGKKVEDRFYYSSDNNPVWLSVEEIREALKHIDIVY
- the pseC gene encoding UDP-4-amino-4,6-dideoxy-N-acetyl-beta-L-altrosamine transaminase; this translates as MIFISKFLPYGKQCIDEEDIDAVTKVLSEDFITQGPKITEFEEKIAKYVGAKYGVAFNSGTSALHGAYFALGLKKGDEMITTPNTFVATADAALYLDAKVNFCDVEKNTGNIDVSKLEPNKNTKLIAPVHYSGNPVNLKEIADIASDSNAKIIEDGAHALGAKYEGKKIGSLKYSEMAMFSFHPVKHITTGEGGIIVTNNEEYYERLQLFRSHGITKTNLINPSAGDWYYEMQHLGFNYRITDIQCALGLSQLKKLDSFVSKRRQIAKKYDEIFEDNPYFDIISENPNGESAYHLYPILLNEKYANHKKEIFSKLRSEGLGVQVHYIPVYLQPYYQNLGFNKGLCPVDEEFYKRELSIPMYPTLNDDDLEFVREKLYKVLSEY
- a CDS encoding glycosyltransferase family protein — its product is MKIGVIIQARTSSTRLPRKVLKPLPFNSDINVLQQVIRRVNQSKLINEIIIATTTQKEDDEIVDVAKKENVNWYRGSLENVLERYYLAALENNLDIIVRITSDCPCVDSDVIDKIIEKHLESNADYTSNTLNRGFPRGIDGEVINFDVLEKAYNQATDKFEKEHVTPFIYKTHPEDFNIVQYTTLEDNSDIRITLDTPQDYALLCSVYDNLYNKNKFFSLTDVIELFNNKPYLKDINSEITQKKVCNSLTEELDEVINLCEKQDLDRAKEYIKKII
- a CDS encoding GNAT family N-acetyltransferase, which produces MNVIILTEGGKNYGFGHVARCSSIYQAFEQFNISPQFIINGDKSVEAILQNFSYTISDWQNLEFNKDDIVIIDSYHASLDFYQKIANTVSLAIYIDDNNRLEYPEGIVVNGTILATTSRNDSLFGSKYIPLRQDFWDANIINIKNEIKTVLITLGGNDLRNLTPKILNLLKSEPFTKKVIIGNSFDNLCEIEKFDDDLIYAPNSKQMLEAMENVDLAISSAGQTLYELARVGVPTIAVGVVDNQINNIKNWQKQGFIEFAGFWNDDDLEENILTKLKSLKEPNLRKIKQINGIRAVDGKGSLRIAKIALNRYYKINSTFREVKKEDCLKIFEIANDEEVRKSSFNTDKIELETHKKWFNKILKSNLTKFLVLEYKSEIIGQLRFDFDEKYPVISISMNKKYRGLGLSKYLLNKGISYVKKNYNQNILIADIKKTNIKSISFFETMGFKKKCEIRDNTALRFIYRG
- the pseI gene encoding pseudaminic acid synthase — translated: MEFEIDGRLIGDEHPTFIIAELSANHMNDYKIAEDTIRAIAKSGADAVKFQTYTPDTITLDCDNEYFQIKQGTIWDGQILYNLYEDAFMPWDWQPKLKKLAQDLGLIVFSSPFDETSVDFLENMGVGAYKIASFEIMDIPLIKYVASKNKPVIISTGIATKDDIKLAIDACKSQDNDNIAVLKCTSSYPAPLDEINLKTIPDLKENFQTIVGLSDHTLGSDVAIASVAMGAKIIEKHFILDRNMGGPDSEFSMEPYEFKQMVDSIRNVEKALGKVSYDLSDKMKSNREFSRSLFVVKDVKKGEVLTKDNVKSIRPGFGAHPKYFNEIIGKVALKDIKKGTPFKLDFVNK
- a CDS encoding NAD(P)H-dependent glycerol-3-phosphate dehydrogenase, whose translation is MLLNVGVIGAGAMGTAISQCIAQNTNKLLLYARRKEICDDINNSRTNCEYHPGVKLHDNIIAVNDLSKLKDVDIIFLCIPSSVMRKTMVELNDIVSDKCIFVSTAKGIENKTNKRMSEVIEEETGKSAVVLSGPNIASEMMKNLPSATTIASIKKKDLKIVENVLATPKLKVNINHDVIGTEFCGIIKNILAISQGICKGMGINDNAKFAVFTKSYNETKNIIEKLGGNKSTVDDYCGFGDIITASTLNVSRNHTLGIWYGQGVYLDEQTGVLFEGKNTAIVLKEICDKLNIECLTVNFVYEVIILKKSPKKAFYELWEKL
- a CDS encoding 2-C-methyl-D-erythritol 4-phosphate cytidylyltransferase, producing MICAALLAGGIGTRLDVGMPKQFYLIAGKPILIHSLEAFLKVDEMDEIIVSSPKECINKTKEVIKEYNLTDSRITVIKGGKRRSDTILNSINYTIENNYPKDSIMVTHDAARIFVTPQLIKDSIECAKQYGAASAVIPATDVIFESKKQGLLTDVPDRQYLLQSQTPQSFNIDHYLEIYNDLSDEEIDKLDEAMILFHMRNHEIRLFDGDGTNFKVTRPSDIKIANAMLRG